The Emys orbicularis isolate rEmyOrb1 chromosome 21, rEmyOrb1.hap1, whole genome shotgun sequence genome has a segment encoding these proteins:
- the PPP6R1 gene encoding serine/threonine-protein phosphatase 6 regulatory subunit 1, protein MFWKFDLHSSSHIETLLERADLTLRELLDEDDVLQECKVVNRRLLDFLVQPQHMEALVTCVTEEPPAELDERLRYKYPSVSCEILTSDVSPITDALGEDEGLLRRLYGFLQGHGVLNPLLASFFSKVMGILINRKTDQIVAFLRKKDDFVSLLLRHIGTSAIMDLLLRLLTCVEQPVLRQDVFNWLNEEKIVQRLIEMIHPSKDDNQHSNAAQSLCDIIRLSREQMMQIQDSPEPDQLLATLEKQETVEQLLGNMLAGERDESVIVSGIQVLLTLLEPRRARSEAGGMGSFYCPLEGQLELGPLGSDGSACQASPSTLLALRGYLRDFHQLLIDPPKRPALQMTWGLLDPPLGNTRLQVVRLLGSSLGAGDAGLQEELLGLDALNTMLDLYFKYTYNNFLHAQLEACLSTLLRAGAPPEDSQPPPDSPVVKHLLQKCRLVHRILSAWEENEQTQAAGGRRRGYMGHLTRIANALVQSSEKGPHVALVGQLLKELPEEEQERWEKFVSGPLAETNKKNVVDLVNMHNLHSSSDDEENDLKDFCLSVSVHPRQAFVDYQMQQVTSAFIDHFGFNDEEFGEQEESVNAPFDRTGSLSFSLSADDDSPNSNLFEVCYKERIQQFDDDDSDGEDAWQEKELGYSGGPPQPAGPRSCGSTDSEGSRDSEEEEGEEEDAGGGVEGGGGGGGGEAEVRP, encoded by the exons ATGTTCTGGAAGTTCGACCTGCACTCCAGCTCGCACATCGAGACGCTGCTGGAGCGCGCCGACCTGACGCTGCGGGAGCTGCTGGATGAGGACGATGTGCTGCAGGAGTGCAAGGTGGTGAACCGCCGGCTGCTGGACTTCCTGGTGCAGCCACAGCACATGGAGGCGCTGGTGACCTGCGTGACCGAGGAGCCCCCTGCCGAGCTGGACGAGCGGCTGCGCTACAA gtACCCCAGTGTGTCGTGCGAGATCCTGACGTCGGACGTGAGCCCGATCACGGACGCGCTGGGCGAGGACGAGGGGCTGCTGCGGCGTCTCTACGGCTTCCTGCAGGGCCACGGGGTCCTGAACCCGCTGCTGGCCAGCTTCTTCAGCAAGGTCATGGGCATCCTCATCAACCGCAAGACAGACCAG ATTGTGGCCTTCCTGCGCAAGAAGGACGATTTCGTGAGCCTGCTGCTGCGGCACATCGGCACCTCGGCCATCATGGACCTGCTGCTACGCCTGCTGACCTGCGTGGAGCAGCCGGTGCTGCGCCAGGACGTCTTCAAC TGGCTGAATGAGGAGAAGATCGTGCAGAGACTGATCGAGATGATTCACCCTTCGAAAGACGACAAT caacaTTCCAATGCCGCCCAGTCCCTGTGTGACATCATCCGACTGAGCCGGGAGCAGATGATGCAGATTCAGGACAGCCCCGAACCTGACCAGCTGCTGGCCACGCTGGAGAA GCAGGAGACggtggagcagctgctggggaacaTGCTGGCGGGCGAGCGGGACGAGTCCGTCATCGTCAGCGGGATCCAGGTGCTGCTGACGCTGCTGGAGCCGCGCCGAGCCAG GTCCGAGGCCGGGGGGATGGGCAGCTTTTACTGCCCCCTGGAAgggcagctggagctggggcctCTGGGCTCGGACGGCAGCGCCTGCCAGGCCAGCCCCAGCACCCTGCTGGCCCTCAGAGGTTACCTCCGGGACTTCCACCAGCTGCTGATCGACCCCCCGAAG cggccgGCCCTGCAGATGACGTGGGGGCTGCTGGACCCGCCGCTGGGGAACACGCGGCTGCAGGTGGTGAGGCTGCTGGGCAGCTCGCTGGGCGCCGGCGACGCggggctgcaggaggagctgcTGGGCTTGGACGCCCTCAACACCATGCTG GACCTGTATTTCAAATACACCTACAACAATTTCCTGCACGCCCAGCTGGAGGCGTGTCTGAGCACCCTGCTGCGGGCCGGCGCCCCCCCCGAGGACTCGCAGCCCCCCCCAGACAGCCCCGTCGTCAAGCAT ctgctgcagaaATGCCGCCTGGTGCACCGAATCCTGTCGGCCTGGGAGGAGAACGAGCAGACGCA GGCAGCCGGAGGCCGGCGGAGGGGGTACATGGGCCACCTGACGCGCATCGCCAACGCCCTCGTCCAGAGCTCCGAGAAGGGCCCTCACGTCGCCCTCGTGGGGCAGCTGCTGAAAG AGCTgccggaggaggagcaggagcggTGGGAGAAATTCGTCTCGGGGCCCCTGGCAGAGACCAACAAGAAAAACGTGGTGGATCTG GTGAACATGCACAATCTGCACTCGTCCAGCGACGACGAGGAGAACGACCTGAAGGA cttctgtctgtctgtgtctgtccATCCTCGCCAGGCCTTCGTGGATTACCAGATGCAGCAGGTGACCTCGGCCTTCATCGACCACTTCGGCTTCAACGACGAGGAATtcggggagcaggaggagagtgTCAA CGCCCCCTTCGACAGGACGGGCAGCCTGAGTTTTTCGCTGAGCGCCGACGACGACAGt cccaacTCCAACCTGTTTGAAGTCTGCTACAAGGAGCGGATCCAGCAGTTTGATGACGACGACTCGGACGGGGAGGACGCCTGGCAGGAGAAGGAGCTGGGCTACTCGGGGGGCCCCCCGCAGCCCGCAGGGCCCAG GAGCTGCGGCAGCACGGACAGCGAGGGCAGCCGGGactcggaggaggaggagggcgaggAGGAAGACGCTGGCGGGGGCGTGGagggcggaggaggaggaggcggcggcgaggCCGAGGTAAGACCCTAG
- the HSPBP1 gene encoding hsp70-binding protein 1 — MAEGGAGGNEPPREHPQNLQGLLQMAITAGNAEPSQLEPMSDERRQWLQEAMAQAFRGQLEEVEQMKECLRVLEAVSPVGDGGETSEPAEGDPSRQASALELLAELCENLDNAADFCKLDGMRLLAHRYLEHPVPELRWRAAHLVGTCAQNVPKVQEQALALGCMRKLLRLLDHDGADAVRVKALFAISCLVRAQEGGLQQFLRLDGFSVLMRAMQSPVEKLKVKSAFLLQNLLLDHPEHKETLCSMGMVQQLVALIRSEHSPFHEHVLGALCSLVTDFPQGVRECREPQLALEDLLRERCQLLQQQEEFQEELEFCERLQRVCFQTPPEESSMDR; from the exons ATGGCTGAAGGGGGCGCCGGGGGGAATGAGCCGCCGCGCGAGCATCCTCAGAAcctgcaggggctgctgcagatGGCCATCACTGCTGGCAACGCCGAGCCCAGCCAGCTGGAGCCCATGTCTGACGAG CGACGGCAGTGGTTGCAGGAGGCCATGGCCCAGGCGTTCAGGGGGCAgctggaggaggtggagcagatgAAGGAGTGCCTGCGGGTGCTGGAGGCTGTGTCCCCTGTGGGGGACGGCGGGGAGACCTCAGAGCCAGCCGAGGGGGACCCCTCCCGCCAGGCCAGCGCGCTGGAGCTGCTAGCTGAGCTGTGCGAGAACCTGGACAACGCCGCAG attTCTGCAAGCTGGACGGGATGCGGCTGCTGGCTCATCGCTACCTGGAGCACCCCGTGCCGGAGCTGCGCTGGCGCGCCGCCCACCTCGTGGGCACCTGCGCCCAGAACGTGCCCAaggtgcaggagcaggccctgGCACTGGGCTGCATGCGCAAGCTGCTGCGCCTCTTGGACCACGACGGGGCCGACGCAGTGCGCGTCAAGGCGCTCTTCGCCATCTCCT GCCTGGTGCGCGCCCAGGAGGGCGGCCTGCAGCAGTTCCTGCGGCTGGACGGCTTCTCGGTGCTGATGCGCGCCATGCAGAGCCCTGTGGAGAAGCTCAAGGTCAAATCCGCCTTCCTGCTGCAGAACCTGCTGCTGGACCACCCGGAGCACAAAG AGACCCTGTGCTCCATGGGGATGGTGCAGCAGCTGGTGGCTCTGATCCGCTCTGAGCACAGCCCCTTCCATGAACACGTCCTGGGGGCCCTCTGCAG cctgGTGACGGATTTCCCCCAGGGGGTGCGGGAGTGCCGGGAACCGCAGCTGGCGCTGGAGGACCTGCTGAGGGAgcgctgccagctgctgcagcagcaggaggagttcCAG GAGGAGCTGGAGTTCTGTGAGCGGCTCCAGCGTGTCTGCTTTCAGACACCCCCTGAGGAAAGCAGCATGGATCGGTGA